The following DNA comes from Tumebacillus amylolyticus.
AGAGAATGTAAGCGTTTTCTATGATGAGCAAGGTCAAGGCGACCTCGTGCTTCTCGAAGGCAAGACTCCGGTCAACACGATGCGTGTCGGCATCAACAACAACGGATTTGCCTCGCTCGACCATGCGCGTCTGGACTTCACGTCTGCGGGCGGGCTGAAAGTGGAGGACAAAAAATCCCACTGGACCACCGACATCGCGGCAAGCACCGCCGTCGCACTGGTGCCGGGCGCAGATGGCACGCACGTATCGGTTGCGGGTCAAGACCTCTACGTCTCAACAAACCGTCTCTATGTGTACCCGGCGGTGGAGAGCACTCCGGTGCAGATCATGACGTTTAAGCGTGCGTACGGCTATCCGCTGTACCACGGCGACTTCGAGATCACGCCGTCGACGACGGCAGGCAAGTTGCAACTGATCAACGAAGTGCAGATCGAAGACTACCTGCGCCAAGTGGTGCCGTCCGAGATGCCGGCTTCGTTCGGTCTGGAAGCGCTCAAAGCACAGAGCGTGGCAGCACGTACGTACGCACTGGGCGACTATGAGAGCACCCGGTATGCAACGAAGGGCTTCCATGTAGACGACTCGACCCTGAGCCAAGTCTACAACAACAGTGCCGAGAATGATCTGACCTCGCAAGCGGTCAAGGAAACGAAGGGCTTGATCATGAAGAGCGGGGACGCACTGGTCGACGCTCGTTACTACTCCACGTCCGGTGGATACGGCGCGGCGAAGCACGAAGTCTGGGCGGACGGCAATGGTTCCTTCCCGGGCACGCCGCTTTCGTACCTGGATGCGAAAAGCTACGTGTACGATCCGGCTCAACCGGGTGAACTGCTCAACCTCAACACGCAGGATGAAGCGGCGCTCAACTCGTTCTACAAGAACTTGTCCTTGACCGGTTACGATTCCGAATCGTACTACTTCCGTTGGAAAGTCGGTTTCTCCAAAACCGAACTGCAAAACACGATCAACAGCAACCTCTCCGACCGTTACAAAGCGGATCCGAACGCGATCTTGACGCTGGACGCAAACGGTCAATACGTCTCCAAGCCGATTCCGGCGGGCGGCGTCGGCACCGTGAACAACCTCTACGTTGCGAAGCGAGGCACCGGCGGCAACATGATGGAATTGGTCATCGAAGGGA
Coding sequences within:
- a CDS encoding SpoIID/LytB domain-containing protein, which translates into the protein MARGTGMLAMAAMVSTLLFPSGAFAGDDNKIMDSIEHAFVVSAVADGSEYHYTVIANGQAKSYYTNNKSFVAQAGQYVSFKAKDDRIVDFRGAAVTAPYFHEKVMAKTTTTHTLDLELHGALRLADTYSVFRVENGHVIPQSFQDIAVGAENVSVFYDEQGQGDLVLLEGKTPVNTMRVGINNNGFASLDHARLDFTSAGGLKVEDKKSHWTTDIAASTAVALVPGADGTHVSVAGQDLYVSTNRLYVYPAVESTPVQIMTFKRAYGYPLYHGDFEITPSTTAGKLQLINEVQIEDYLRQVVPSEMPASFGLEALKAQSVAARTYALGDYESTRYATKGFHVDDSTLSQVYNNSAENDLTSQAVKETKGLIMKSGDALVDARYYSTSGGYGAAKHEVWADGNGSFPGTPLSYLDAKSYVYDPAQPGELLNLNTQDEAALNSFYKNLSLTGYDSESYYFRWKVGFSKTELQNTINSNLSDRYKADPNAILTLDANGQYVSKPIPAGGVGTVNNLYVAKRGTGGNMMELVIEGSTGTYKIVKEYNIRFTIRPNKAYTGGADVLLSRAKGGSSAYDPAFVLKNYTILPSAFATFDIARDADGNLTTVTFYGGGNGHGVGMSQYGASSLGAQGWSYDRILNAYYSGMELVNVYEM